Genomic DNA from Lactococcus garvieae:
GTACGCTCTCTCGAAATAGGTGTGTGTCATAATCGTCTAGAAGGATTAGAAGAAGTATCAGAAGAGCTCCTATATCAGAAAATCATTAAAGCTCAAGATGATCGACTTTTCTATATTTCGGAGGCTATCCGTCGTGGAATTCCAATCGAAGAGATTGCATCTTTGAGTAAAATTGATATCTTTTTCTTGGACAAGTTACTCCATATAGTAGAAATCGAAAAAGAATTAGAACTGAATGTTTTTGAGCCAGAAATTTTGAAAATTGCGAAGAAAAATGGCTTTTCCGACCGTGAAATCGCGCGTTTATGGAATGTCACAGAAACAGAAGTACGTCGACGTCGAAAAGACGGAGAAATTCTCCCTGTTTATAAAATGGTGGACACTTGTGCTGCTGAATTTGAGAGTAGTACGCCTTATTTCTATTCATCTTATGCGTGGGAAAATGAATCTGTCAAATCTGAGAAAGAAAAAATCCTTGTTCTAGGTTCTGGTCCGATTCGCATTGGTCAAGGGGTTGAGTTTGATTATGCTACAGTTCACTCGGTGAAAGCTATTCAGGCTTTGGGTTATGAAGCTATTATTGTAAATAGTAATCCTGAAACAGTTTCGACAGACTTCTCCATTTCTGACAAACTCTACTTTGAACCATTGACTTTTGAAGATGTCATGAATATCATTGACTTAGAAGAACCTAAAGGGGTGATTGTCCAGTTTGGAGGACAGACAGCTATCAATTTAGCTGAACCATTGGAAAAGGCTGGCGTTCAAATCTTAGGTACACAGGTGGCTGACCTTGACCGCGCGGAGGATCGTGATTCATTTGAAAAAGCTTTGTCTGATTTAGATATCCCACAACCGCCAGGGGCCACAGCCACAAACGAAGAAGAAGCAGTTGCGAATGCTGACAAGATTGGCTATCCGGTACTGCTACGTCCATCCTTTGTCTTGGGTGGTCGTGCAATGGAGATTATCGATAATGAAACAGACTTGCGCAACTATATGAATCGTGCAGTCAAAGCTTCACCTGAGCATCCTGTCCTAGTGGATAGCTATCTGACAGGTCAAGAATGTGAGGTTGATGCTATTTGTGATGGAACAGATGTCTTGCTGCCAGGAATTATGGAACATATTGAGCGTGCAGGCGTTCACTCAGGTGACTCAATGGCTGTCTACCCTCCTCAAACATTTAGTCCTGAAATTATTGAAACAATCGTTGACTATACAAAACGATTGGCTAAAGGACTGAATTGTATCGGTATGATGAATATTCAGTTTGTTATCCATGAAGAAAAAGTATATGTTATCGAAGTCAATCCTCGTGCTTCAAGGACTGTACCATTTTTATCTAAAGTTACAGGTATCCCAATGGCACAGCTTGCTACACAGATGATTTTAGGAAAAACTTTGGCTGAATTAGGTTATGAGTCAGGACTTGCTCCAGAATCTGAACTTGTTCATATTAAAGCCCCTGTCTTTAGCTTTAGCAAGTTAGCCAAAGTAGATAGTATGCTTGGCCCAGAAATGAAATCCACTGGAGAAGTGATGGGCTCAGATACTACACTAGAAAAAGCACTTTATAAATCTTTTGAAGCTTCAAAACTCCATATGGCAGATTATGGATCGATTCTCTTTACGATTGCTGACGAAGATAAAGCCGAGGGACTCGACATGGCTCGGAGATTCGCGGATATCGGTTATTCTTTAGTTGCAACTTCAGGTACAGCGCAGTATTTAAAAACTGCAGGTTTATATGTAAGAGAAGTTGGCAAAATCACGGAAGAAGCGGAAGAAACAGTTTTGGATGATATTCGTCAAGGCCGTGTACAAGCTATTGTTAACACTATGGGAAGCAAGCGTATATCCACAACGGAAACCGATGGTTTCTTGATTCGTCAAGAGGCAATCAGTCGTGGAATTCCATTATTTACTGCGTTAGATACTGCGGAAGCTATCTTACGCGTAATGGAAAGCCGCTCATTTACGATGAATGTTATCTAACATAAAAAGGCATGCTCTCAGCAGCCTTTTTTATTTCTTCAATAGATGGTAACGCTCGCCATCTTTTGATACAATAGAAATGATGATATTACTATTTAACAAACCATTTGATGTGCTCACTAAATTTACAGATGCAGAAGGCAGAAAAACTCTGAAAGACTATATTGATTTGCCAAATGTATATGCTGCGGGACGATTAGATAAAGACAGTGAAGGCCTTCTCTTATTGACTGATGACGGAAAGTTAAACCATCGCCTGACCGATCCAAAATCAAAATCTTACAAGACATATCTTGTACAAGTCGAGGGAGAGTTTACAGAGGAAGCTGCTCAAAAATTGCGCGCGGGTGTCCTTCTGAAAGACGGGAAAACTTTGCCAGCCAAGGTTAAACTTACGGATGAGCCTGATTGGCTTTGGGAGCGTACACTACCTATTCGCGAACGAAAATCAATACCAACAAGTTGGGTTGAAATATCGATCAAAGAAGGAAAAAATCGACAAGTCCGACGAATGACAGCCCATGTAGGATTTCCGACTTTACGGCTGATACGGACGAAGATTGGTGCCTATGAGTTGGGGGATCTCCCTTCTGGGGCATACAAAATAATAAAATAAAAAAGAGCTTTTGCTCTTTTTTGTTTTAGAAGCTACGTCCACCTCCTGAACCACCTCCACCAGAGAAGCCGCCTCCACTGGAGTTATTATTTCGTGGAATCCGACGAGTTGTGATAAAGGAATTAACAAGAGTATCGGTACGTTTTGATAAATTAAGCTCACCATTTTCCTGGTAGCGGTAGTTCCAACGGGCGCCTAGTTTCAACTGATAACGAGAAACAAGAACGATGACAAAGGCTGTAGCTGAGACGAGAGCGATTATAACAGCAATCAAGATATAACCAGGGCGGAAGGACCGGTGAAAGGTAACTGCACCCGTATCAGGATTAACAGTATACTTACGTCCTCCGGGGATACCTTCTTGATAATAATGATGGACTTGTCCATAGAAACTTTCAACAGCTTGGGTATAGTTGCCATCCGTCAACTGGGGTTGGACAACATCAAGAATGGATTCAATACGTGAAGAAGTAATATAATACTTCAAGTTCCCTGTCGCCCAAATATATATTTCCCGTTGCCCCATATCAATGAGTAAAACGATGCCGTTATTTCCTTGACCGACCTGATTAGCCAAATAATTCATGGCAAAATCTTTTGGTTTTTCGGTATTAGTCGTTGTTGTAACAACAAAAACGCCAGCCTTGGTTTCTTCGGCGAGAGTTGTAGCTTCTTGTTTTAGTCCCTGCAATGGGGCGTTTAAGACGCCTGCCTGATCGTCAATACCCACTTGCTGTGCCATTCCAACTTTTGGGAAAGCAAAAAGCAAGATAAAAGTGATTGAGACAAAAAATATATGAAGAAGCATTGTTTTCTTTTTCATGATATAAACCACCCCACAATCACACCTAATAGAAGTACAGCAATAAAGATAAGAACTGCCACAAGTCCGACTTTTTTCTTATCTACGGGGAGAATCCCAGACGTTTTTCCTGTTTGGCCATTCATCGCATAGTAAAAAAGTTTATCACTATTTTTTTGGCGGTAGGTTACAAGCCAAAGAGGCAGTAAAACATAATCGCTTTGAAGTTGCGTGATAGTTTGGTCAGATTGGACGCTGGTGACGGCAGTATAACCTTGAACTGTATCACGCATCAGTGCCTCGGAATATTGCTGAAGTTCACTATCCACTATTTCCTTTATCTCAGCGAATTCAATATCCCTTTTTTCTGTTAGGAAACCAGAGAGGTATTGATTTTTGAAAGACACAGCTTTAGACAAATCAAAAGGTTGAACAGCTCCGACCATTTTTTCAGGCTCATTTTTTTTCAAAGCATTTTTTACTAAATCTTGAAAAGAACTACTCCCTTCGCGAACAATCTGATACTGTTTAGTTTCTGTGTATTCTAAATCGCCAACAATCCAGACACGTATATTATGGGCACGTGCTTGTAACTGCCCTTGGAGATCCGCTCCGACAACCCAGTAGGGAAAGTAGACACCTTGGAGTTGCTTGATTTGTTTTTTATCAAAGAAGTCCTTCGGCACAAACTTCTTTTTGCCTACCCATTCTAGAAAAGCCTCCTCGGCTTCTTTTTGTTCAATTTGAAAAGGGAGAACTTTTTCAGGTAAAAACTTTCCAGATAAGCGTTCGGATAGAACGACTGGATTATGACAGTAATAGCAAAATGTTGAAGCAGTTGTTGCTTCGGTAACAATCTCGGCACCACAGGAGGGGCATATAAAGAGAGCGACTTCATCCTCAACTGCTTCATTACTTTGAGCGGCTGCCGGTTCATCTGCAAGAACACCTTCAGAAATTCCCTTATCTTGTTGTTTGGCTTCAAAGTCACTGACTTCTTGTTCAGTAAAAGTAGATAAACAATACTGGCAATGAAAACGTTGACTCTTAGGATCAAAAAGAAGCGGTCCCCCACAGTTAGGACAGAGATGAGTGAGAACCGTTGATTGGCTCATGGATTACCTCTTTTCCTATAGTTATAATGGCTTAGCAACAAAGGGTTGTCCGCATTCTGGACAGAATTTAGGTACCCCATTGGCTAAGTTAACGATCGCATTACAAGCAGAACATGCCATTTCTATTTTCATAGCAGCAGTTTCAGCTTCAGGCTTTTTTTCACCACAGTTTGAACAGAATTTTCCTGTGTTTTCTGTACCACAGGCTGAACAAGTCCAGTTATTTTCGGAATTTTGAGTTGCTTTTTCTTGTTGAGCCATTTGCGCTTGATTTGAAGCACTTGCCTGACCTAGGACGTCCCCCGCTTGGTTCATACCCATGCCCATACCCATGAAAGCTTGCATAGCCCCGCCAGAGTTACTTCCGGCGGCTTCGATACCACGAGCGACAGCGCCTTGCATATAACCTTCACGGACACCTGGATCACCCAGCATCGCACCTTGGTTACGCATATTGATCAATTTTTGGCTATCCTCTGTGTAGCTAATCGAGCTGACAGCTACAGCAACAACTTCAATCCCACGAAGTTTACGCCATTCTTCATCAAGGGTATCTGCCATGTATTTTGAGAGTTCGACAGATTTAGAAGGAAGGAAAGAAACACGCTCACCTTGGGCAGAATAAAGGTTGATTGAAGTATTTAATGCTGTTAAAAATTCTTGGAGATATTGTTCATTAATATCTGAAATTTCCACTTGGGTTTGATTCTTAGGAATAGCGTTCGCATAGAACAAGATTGGATCAGTAATTCTCATTGAATATGTCCCATGTGTGCGTAAGAAAAGTTCTGCATTATAGAAATTATCAAAATATTGTAGCGGTGTAGCTGTACCAAACTTAATGCCTTTAATCTCTTGAAGATTAATATAAAATACTTCTTGTTTCTGAGGCGTAACGCCGCCAAACTTGAAACGGAAAAAGGCTTCCTGTACAGATTCTTTGAGCCCACCATTAAACATAGAAGGAGCTGTATCATTTTTTACAGTATAATAACCTTCTTCAGCTGTATAATCAATAATTTTACCGCCATCAACCAGGAGCATCATCATATTTGGATAGACATGGACTACAGAACCATCTGTAATAACATCAGCAGTTCCTTTACGATTGCTTCCACGTTTATCGTCTTTGCGGACCATAACGCCTTTGGTCATTACCGTTTGATCGGACATATCTTCTGGTTCAATGACCTCAAGCCATTGATCTGCAAGTGTACCTCCGATACTGCTTGTTGCTGCTTTAATAATACCCATATTTTTCTCCTTCATCTATTTAATTTACACGCTTTCATTATAACATAGAATAGAGGTAAAATTTTACTGCTTTAGTTGTATTTATTGTTTCTTGAAATTCCTTCGAATTTAGGTTATAATACTTTAAAACCTTTAACTTAGTCCAGAGAGGCTAGCAAGGATACGATTAATTATATCTATTTTCCGACATGAATTTTTATGATTTGTGCAGAAATAGATAGACTCTTTTTGTACACCTGCAGTTTATACTCTGCAGGTGTTTTTTCTTCAACTTGCAGATCTATCGGATAACACAATGTTTTTTACAGAAGGAGGAAGTGATGAAGCTTCAAGAAGATATGCTCATTGTCAGTCAGAAAGAAGTAGCAGAAGATATCTTTGAACTCGTCTTGCAAGGCGAACTCGTTGATGCAATGCACATACCAGGTCAGTTTTTGCAGATTAAAGTACCAAGCCATGATTTACTTTTACGTCGCCCTATTTCAATCTCCAGTTGGAATACTCAAGCAAGAACTTGTACACTGCTCTATCGTCGAGGAGATACAACGACGGGGACTTATCTTTTGTCTCAGCTGAAAGAAGGGCAGACCGTAGATATACTTGGTCCACTTGGCACTGGCTTTTCTATTGATGAAGTGTGTGAAGGAGAAGATGTTCTTATTATTGGAGGAGGAATAGGAGTGCCACCGCTTTATGAATTGGCCAAGCAGTTAAGCAAAACAGGCTGTAAGATAAAAGTTCTCCTAGGATTCGCACGAACTGAGGTGAAAATTTTAGAAGAGGACTTTGCGGCGCTTCCGAATGTTGAAGTAGAAGTTACAACTGACGATGGGTCTTATGGTCATCAAGGACATATTGGTACTTTACTCGAAAAGTTAGAAAGTAGCGCTGATGTTGTTTACGCTTGTGGGGCACCACTGATGTTGAAAGCCGTGGCTAAACGGTTTGATAATCTCGAGCGTTTATATGTGTCAATGGAGGCACGTATGGCTTGTGGTATTGGTGCTTGTTATGCTTGTGTGGTTCCAGATAAAAAAGATCCTGAGCATGCTTTAAAGGTTTGTCAGGATGGACCGGTATTCAAAGGGAATGGAGTAGTTATATAATGAATCGACTTGCTGTAAAATTACCCGGTTTAGATTTGAAGAATCCAATCATGCCAGCTTCCGGTTGCTTTGGTTTTGGCGAAGATTATGCACGCTATTATGATTTAAACCAATTGGGATCTATCATGATCAAGGCGACAACCTTACAGGCTAGATACGGAAATCCCACACCTCGTGTAGCTGAAACGAGCTCGGGTATGCTTAATGCGATTGGTTTGCAAAACCCAGGACTAGATGTGGTTATGTCAGACAAGCTTCCCTGGCTTGATAAGCATTTTCCTGAATTACCCATCATTGCCAATGTTGCTGGGTCTGAAGAGTATGATTATGTGGCTGTATGCGCTAAAATAGGTACAGCACCAAATGTAAAGGCGATGGAGCTCAATATCTCTTGCCCGAATGTTAAGCACGGAGGGCAAGCTTTTGGAACAGATCCAAAAGTCGCTTATGATTTAGTAAGAGCTTGTAAAGAAGTTGCTGATGTGCCTTTATACGTTAAACTTTCCCCGAATGTAACAGATATTGTAGAAATAGCCAAGGCAGCAGAAGCAGCAGGAGCGGACGGCTTTACAATGATTAATACCCTGATGGGGATGCGTTATGATTTGAAAACACGAAAACCTATTTTAGCTAATATTACAGGAGGACTATCGGGACCTGCAATTAAGCCTGTTGCTTTAAAACTCGTTCATCAAGTAGCCCAAGCTGTTGAACTTCCGATTATTGGTATGGGTGGTGTGATGACAGCTCAGGATGTGCTTGAATTCTATATGGCAGGCGCAAGTGCAGTCGCAGTAGGGACAGCAAATTTTTCTGACCCTTATGTTTGTCCCAAAATTATTGATGAATTGCCAGAACTTATGGATAAATATGGCATTTCCAGTTTAGAAGAATTACGTCAAGAAGTTCAAAAGGAGAGAAAAGAAAATGCATGAATCAAGACCAATGGTAGCCCTCGATTTTCCAAGTTTACGCGATGTGAAAAATTTTTTACTTCGCTTTGATGACCATGAGAAACTTTACGTTAAGGTTGGGATGGAATTACTCTATCAAGAAGGCCCCGTTGTTGTGGATTTTCTTAAATTCCAAGGGCATGACGTCTTTTTAGATTTAAAATTACATGATATTCCCAATACAGTAGGTTCGGCGATGAAAGGCTTAGCTCGTTTAGGCATTGATATGATTAATGTTCATGCTGCTGGTGGGATTGAAATGATGCAGCAGGCTAAAGAAGGACTTATAGCGGGTACTCCAGCAGGTGAGAAAGTAGCAGATCTTATTGCAGTAACACAGCTAACGTCGACTAGCCAAGAGAGCATGCATCACGATCAGATGATTATGACCAGTCTCGAAGAATCTGTTTTACATTATGCTCAATGTACGGATCAAGCGGGACTTGATGGTGTTGTTTGTTCTGCACATGAAGTTAAGAAGATTAAAAGTGTGACACGTCCTGACTTCATTTGTTTAACTCCGGGTATACGTCCAGCTGGTACAGCTAAAGGGGATCAAAAGCGTGTCATGACACCAGAAGAAGCACGTAAGATTGGCTCAGATTATATTGTGGTTGGTCGCCCCATTACACGAGCTGAAAATCCTACTGAAGCCTATAAAACGATTAAAAACGAGTGGAATGGCAACTTATAAGAAAAGAAAAAGCTTTGAGAGAACTCAAGGCTTTTAAAGTGGTTTTTTATTTGGAGTACCGGCTTTACGTGGGTATTTTTTTGGTGTTTCTTTTTTCTTTTCGATAATTGCAATATGCCGCTCGTCCCCGTTTGGAAGTTGATAATCAATTTGCTCAATAAATTTGCTTCCTAAGACAGCGATAGCATTTTTGGCGTCGGAAAGTTCTTCGTCGAATTTTGCTGCTTTAAGTGAAAGTAAGCGCCCATTTTTTTTAAGAAAAGGAATGGTAAGCTCAGAGAGCACGCTCAGGCGGGCAACTGCACGAGCTGTAACAATATCAAACTGTCCGCGATAAGCAAGATCTTGACCAAAATCTTCAGCACGTCCGTGTAATAAAGTGATATGATCAAGTCCTAACTCATTAGCTAATAGTGACAGAAAGTTGATACGTTTATTTAAGGAATCAATAATTGTAACTTGCAATTCAGGAAAAATAATTTTCATTGGCAAGCTTGGAAAACCAGCACCAGCACCAATATCAAGGATTTTTATTGCCTCATTATTGATAAGCTTATATAAAATTGGAGCGATAGAGTCATAAAAATGTTTGAGAAAAACTTCCTTCTTCTCTGTGATTGCTGTGAGGTTAATTTTTTCATTCCACTCCACTAAAAGCTCAAAGTAGCGTTCAAATTGTTCTTTTTGCTGCTGACTTAAAAAGATGTCAAAAGTTTCAAGTTGAGTATAAAATTCTTCAGGTTTCATTTATAGGTTCCGTTCCAAAAGTTTTTTTGTGACACTACTGATGTTCGCGCGTGTCTCGCCTTCAGGGAGTTTATTAATAAGATTGAGTGCTCTGTTTGTGTATTCTTGAGCTAATTCTTTTGTTTTATTAAGTGCTTCAGATTCGTGAATGAAGTTATAAACTTCATCAAACTTTTCCTCTTGAATCAAAGTTTTGACACGTTCAGGATCAATTTCTAGAGCAAAGAGAACTGGTGCCGAAAAAATACCTTGCTTAATATCTTCGTGTACGGGTTTACCTAGAGTTTGGCTATCACTCGCGTAATCCAGATAATCATCCATAATTTGGAAAGCAATACCGATATCCATACCGATATTATAAGCCAAATCAGATAAGCGCACTTGCTTCATAATCAACGGCGCAATTGATGAAGACATGGCGAAAAGTTCGCCTGTTTTACCCGAAATATTTTGAATATAGTCATCAAGCGTCTGATCAAAATCAAAATGCTTGTTCAATTGACCAAGCTCGCCTCCCAATAGTCTTTCGATTGAACCAATATTTTTGGTTAAATTTGGAAGGTCAAGAGAGTATTTGGAAAGAAGTTTAAAGACAGCGACAAAGAGATAATCCCCTGCATATACGGCAATAGATGGATCGTATTTTTTTGAGAGAGTTTCGACACCTCGTCGTGTATCAGCTTGGTCTACAATATCATCATGAATAAGTGTCGCGGTATGCAACATCTCAACACTAGCTGATAAAGCAATTTTTCGCTTGTTATCCATGCTTGTAAGATCTGCAAACATCAGTAAATAAGCAGGGCGCAACATTTTTCCACCCGCATCAAATAAATCAAAAATAGCAGACTTAATGTCTTCGTTTTTGATCCCGACCTGTTGTTTCATCAATTTTTGTACTTTTAATAATGAAGTTTCTAATTTTGGATATTCTGACCAAATTGTATGTTTCACGTCCATTTTTTACTTTCTTTGATAAATAATAACTGAATTGGTGCAACCCGCTGAATGATCTGGTTTCCACCAATGCCTATCGCAAAGCCGGCTAGCATGCCAAAAAAAGCTAGCCAAGGTAGATAGAGCATGACAGCACTTGCTCCTGCTAAAAGAGAAGCAACCGCGAGCTGACCGAGATTGTGGAAAAAGCCTCCCACAACAGATATACCGATGAGAGAGACGCGCTTAGGGCCCAATTTTTTCATCAGGTACATTGCTAAAAGGCTTAAAATGGCTCCCGCAGCGGAATAGATAAAAACAGAGAATCCTGTGAATAAGGCAGTAATAAGGAGACGTAAAACCTGCATTGTCCAAACTTTACGCCAATTTAAAGTGAAGATTGCTATAATCATGACTAAGTTAGCCAATCCAACTTTTGCTCCCGGAGCAAAAGCAAAAAAAGCAGGTATCCAACTTTCAAAAATCCCCATCACAACTGCTACGGCTGTGAGTAGAGCCACATAGATATTTTCTTTTACATTCATCCGCTATAATCCACTCCAGAATTTTCTTGTTCACCAATAACTTTAATGACTAAATTATGAGGTAAGCAGACAATTGTGTCTCCAACTTTTGAGACAAATCCTCTTTCTACATCAATTTGGTCGCGACAAGAAGCCTTGACGACAGCTATTGCTCCATCTTTCACTTGAATTTCATTGTAATCCCCGTCTTTAGAGTGATAAGTCCATGTCTGATTTTTGTGCAAATCAAATGTTTTTATCACTTTACCTTCAACACGAAGTTGAGCTTCTGTGCCCGAACCATTACTGGGTAAAAGGAAAAAAACAGAAAAAGAAGCAAAAAACAAGACAATAATAATGACAATATCTAGAGCTTTAATTTTGATTTCTTTGAAAAATTTCATCCTTTCCATAATAGCATAAATTAGCCAAAATAAGAAGCTTAGAATAATTTTCTTTCAAGTTTACAAGAGTTAACAAAAAGCTGTCTGCACGAATGCTAGACAGCTTTTTGTTATTTTTCGATTGTTGTTTCAGTTTTTGCAAGTTCTTTAGCTTTTGCGATGATATAATCATGCAATTCTTCCTTAATTTGTGGGTGATTAAGTCCGTATTCGATAGTTGTTTCAACGAAACCAAATTTATCCCCTACATCATAACGTTTACCAGTAAATTCATGTGCAAAAACGCGTTGTGTTTTGTTCAATGTTTCAATAGCATCTGTCAATTGAATTTCATTACCTGCACCAGGTTTTTGTTTTTCTAACACTTGGAAAATTTCTGGTGTAAGTAGATAGCGACCGATGATTGCAAGATCAGAAGGTGCATCCTCAACGGCTGGTTTTTCAACAAATTCAGCTACATTGTAAAGGCCTTTAGAAACTTCCCCTTCAGGAGCGATAACACCATATTTATCAACATCTTCATGAGGCACTTTCATAACCGCAATGGTAGAAGCATGGGTTTTTTCATAATCAGAAATTAATTCTTTTGTAAGAGGTGTACCATCGCCCATGATATTCATGAGATCATCACCAAGCATAACAACGAATGGCTCATTCCCCACAAATGCTTTGGCTTGGAGAACAGCATGGCCAAGTCCCATAGGATGACTTTGACGAATAAAATGAAGATTGATATCCGTTGTTTCTTCAACCAACTTAAGAAGTTCTGTTTTTCCTTTTTCTTTTAGGTTCTGTTCCAATTCGATATTTGAATCAAAGTGATCTTCGATTGGACGTTTTGCCTTGCCTGTAACGATAAGAATATCTTCGATACCAGATTTTAAGGCTTCCTCAACGATAAATTGAATTGTTGGTTTATCAACAATAGGTAACATTTCCTTAGCCAAGGCTTTTGTAGCTGGAAGGAAGCGCGTTCCTAAACCAGCAGCAGGGATGATTGCTTTTCTTACTTTTTGTTTTGGATTAACTTTAGTCATTTGGAAGATGGTTCTCCTTTTATTATTTCTTACTTATTTATTCTTAAATGCTGAATTCATTTTCGGTACGTGTTTCACGGCGCATAATATCTAAAATTCCTTCACGCGCATCCATATTTTCATAAAGAACTTTGTAGATTGTTTCTGTAATTGGCATATCAATATTCATGCTTTGAGAAAGTTCATAAGCAGCTTTTGTTGTTGAAACGCCTTCAATTACCATGCCCATATTAGCCTCAATATCGGAAAGTTTTTCACCACGACCCAGTGCATCACCAGCTCGCCAATTTCGTGAATGAATAGAAGTTCCGGTAACAATTAAATCACCGACCCCAGAAAGACCACTGTACGTGAGAGGCTTTGCACCCATGGCAACACCAAGACGGGTAATTTCGGCTAAACCACGGGTGATGATAGCAGCTTTTGCATTATCACCAAATCCCAGGCCATGTAAAGCTCCTGCGCCGACAGCGATGATATTTTTTAAAGCACCTGCGGTCTCAACCCCAATCACATCTGTATTTGTATAGAGGCGGAAGTAATCATTTGAAAATAGTTCTTGTACATATTTTGCAGTATCTAAATCATTTGATGCAGCAGAAATTAAAGTTATATCACGTTTGATTGTTTCTTCAGCATGTGAAGGCC
This window encodes:
- the pyrF gene encoding orotidine-5'-phosphate decarboxylase, translated to MHESRPMVALDFPSLRDVKNFLLRFDDHEKLYVKVGMELLYQEGPVVVDFLKFQGHDVFLDLKLHDIPNTVGSAMKGLARLGIDMINVHAAGGIEMMQQAKEGLIAGTPAGEKVADLIAVTQLTSTSQESMHHDQMIMTSLEESVLHYAQCTDQAGLDGVVCSAHEVKKIKSVTRPDFICLTPGIRPAGTAKGDQKRVMTPEEARKIGSDYIVVGRPITRAENPTEAYKTIKNEWNGNL
- the rsmG gene encoding 16S rRNA (guanine(527)-N(7))-methyltransferase RsmG translates to MKPEEFYTQLETFDIFLSQQQKEQFERYFELLVEWNEKINLTAITEKKEVFLKHFYDSIAPILYKLINNEAIKILDIGAGAGFPSLPMKIIFPELQVTIIDSLNKRINFLSLLANELGLDHITLLHGRAEDFGQDLAYRGQFDIVTARAVARLSVLSELTIPFLKKNGRLLSLKAAKFDEELSDAKNAIAVLGSKFIEQIDYQLPNGDERHIAIIEKKKETPKKYPRKAGTPNKKPL
- a CDS encoding polyprenyl synthetase family protein, translated to MDVKHTIWSEYPKLETSLLKVQKLMKQQVGIKNEDIKSAIFDLFDAGGKMLRPAYLLMFADLTSMDNKRKIALSASVEMLHTATLIHDDIVDQADTRRGVETLSKKYDPSIAVYAGDYLFVAVFKLLSKYSLDLPNLTKNIGSIERLLGGELGQLNKHFDFDQTLDDYIQNISGKTGELFAMSSSIAPLIMKQVRLSDLAYNIGMDIGIAFQIMDDYLDYASDSQTLGKPVHEDIKQGIFSAPVLFALEIDPERVKTLIQEEKFDEVYNFIHESEALNKTKELAQEYTNRALNLINKLPEGETRANISSVTKKLLERNL
- a CDS encoding Gx transporter family protein, whose translation is MNVKENIYVALLTAVAVVMGIFESWIPAFFAFAPGAKVGLANLVMIIAIFTLNWRKVWTMQVLRLLITALFTGFSVFIYSAAGAILSLLAMYLMKKLGPKRVSLIGISVVGGFFHNLGQLAVASLLAGASAVMLYLPWLAFFGMLAGFAIGIGGNQIIQRVAPIQLLFIKESKKWT
- a CDS encoding NusG domain II-containing protein yields the protein MERMKFFKEIKIKALDIVIIIVLFFASFSVFFLLPSNGSGTEAQLRVEGKVIKTFDLHKNQTWTYHSKDGDYNEIQVKDGAIAVVKASCRDQIDVERGFVSKVGDTIVCLPHNLVIKVIGEQENSGVDYSG
- the galU gene encoding UTP--glucose-1-phosphate uridylyltransferase GalU; translated protein: MTKVNPKQKVRKAIIPAAGLGTRFLPATKALAKEMLPIVDKPTIQFIVEEALKSGIEDILIVTGKAKRPIEDHFDSNIELEQNLKEKGKTELLKLVEETTDINLHFIRQSHPMGLGHAVLQAKAFVGNEPFVVMLGDDLMNIMGDGTPLTKELISDYEKTHASTIAVMKVPHEDVDKYGVIAPEGEVSKGLYNVAEFVEKPAVEDAPSDLAIIGRYLLTPEIFQVLEKQKPGAGNEIQLTDAIETLNKTQRVFAHEFTGKRYDVGDKFGFVETTIEYGLNHPQIKEELHDYIIAKAKELAKTETTIEK
- a CDS encoding NAD(P)H-dependent glycerol-3-phosphate dehydrogenase translates to MNPQKIAVLGPGSWGTALSQVLNDNGHEVRIWGNNVDQIAEINEKHTNERYFKGISLNSDISAYTDLEAALDDVAAVLFVVPTKVTRLVAQQVAQVLKHKVTIMHASKGLEQGTHERISSILEEEIPAKYRSEIVVVSGPSHAEETIKRDITLISAASNDLDTAKYVQELFSNDYFRLYTNTDVIGVETAGALKNIIAVGAGALHGLGFGDNAKAAIITRGLAEITRLGVAMGAKPLTYSGLSGVGDLIVTGTSIHSRNWRAGDALGRGEKLSDIEANMGMVIEGVSTTKAAYELSQSMNIDMPITETIYKVLYENMDAREGILDIMRRETRTENEFSI